Part of the Capsicum annuum cultivar UCD-10X-F1 chromosome 12, UCD10Xv1.1, whole genome shotgun sequence genome is shown below.
TTGGTGCAAGGTGCCTCAGAAGTCTTGTGTTACAAGAATGTACCACCAAAgtataaaagtaatttttttacattaagggattgtttggtagagtgtactggaaaaactaatgcatgcattaattaatgtgtattgttagtaccttgtttggtacattttttagcatatgtataactaatgcttgcattagttatacactctattatgtattgaggTGTGTTAGTAATACGcaccattttctatgtattagcaATACAATGACTCtgaacacatgcattaacttgttaAATAACATTATTACCCCTCAAAATATTTTCCCACTTCTTTTTCCCACCATAATCATATTTCCAGTTCCTTCCCACCATTTTTAAAAAGTTGACCTCTCTCTTATTGTACTTTGCAATGGAAAAGAGAAGTCTTTGCCATATTATATTTCCCCAATTCATTCCTTTCTATGATATAGTCTACTGTCTACAACAGgcaaaaaacaaaaagagttgtccattttcagattagaaggaaacaaaaattaaaccAGAAAAAAATGGCTACAACAATTTTAGCTGAGACAAAAAGTATCTCCTTCGGGGTACTCTTGGTGCAACTTGCTAATGTTGGATGTATTTCCTTCTACCCGTCGAAAAGAGAGTGTACAAGTAAggtattttgataaaaaaaacatctttttataaaaattatgtaaatatatatattaattttaatacattaaaccaaacgttatataaaaaataatgccTGCATAATCAATACCAGCATTATtaacaagcattactaatacacctttttcaacataatttttatacactctaccaaacgacctctAAATGGTTAGTCCGACTATGTTGAATGAGGCCAAGTGTTGGCCAGTTAGAACTCACGTGATGGGAGTAGAGGAAATAAGGATGCTGGGGTAGATGTGCGGGCATACTAGAAGAGACAAGATTAAGAATGAAGATATTTGGGATGGTGGTGGAGGCTTCTGTGGCAGCCAAAATGAGGGAggcgaggttgagatggtttggacatgtgaaaAGAGATGCAAATGCCCCAttgaggaggtggtgagaggttGACTGTGGTGAGTTTCGGGAGAGGCCGAAAAAGCATTgaggagaggtgattagacaaagCATGGCACATCtccaacttactgaggacatgaggACACGACTTCAAATGGGAAGTTATGGAGATCGTGGATTAGAGTAGTAGGTTAGTAGGTAGTTGAGCGGTGTCTCGTTATCCAATGAGATAGGTTTCTCCCTGCATACCAGTGGTATTAACACCATTCTTGTAGTTTCGGGTCCCTCAATTTCAGCTACAACATGTTTATTGTGCTTCAATAATGGTTTTATTTTGTTACGATTACTGTTCCTTTTCTACGTATGCTTAAGAATGTTTCCCTTATTATTGGGTCTTTCGTAAATAGCCTGTCTACATAGGCGTGGTCTGCTTACACTCTATTCTCCCCAGACCCCACATGTAgaattacactgggtatgttgttgttaaagtTACACTGCTTTACGAAAGGTCTTAGTTAGAAACCATGAAAAGATACCCCAACGAAGAAACACTGCTAAGACTGTAGGAACTGCTTCACAACTATATGTTACCTGAGACAGAGATTTAGTTAATGCTGCCCCTCCGTAACTGACATAGAACTTGTCCTTCGCAATTAGACCCTATGCAGTTTCCAAAGTGAAGTTCAGggcaaattaaagagaaaaaataacaatGGAAGAATGTAAGATGCGCTACTTCTTTTGGATAGGGAATGTAAGATACACGTCTGCACGATAAGTGAACAAAAGAAGCTTACTTCTGTATCAATCTCTGCGGATTCAACATGAATGTTAATATCAGCCATTATTTTGACAATTTCCATCAGCAAACCAGATCGATCAGCTGTTTCAACATACAGCATACTGAAAGAACCACAACAGGCATGTCAGTACGTGTTGAATCACCGGTTTCAATTGCTCATCAACATTAAACTAAATGAGAAGGTGGTAACGGTGTGCCATATGAAAACAGCTGCCATAAGATGCTACCTCCTCTTAGGTCCATCATCCTTAACATGTATATGAGTCGCAACATCAACATCCGGCTGCCATGGAGCAAAGCACAAGTGTATTAGGCACTCTCGAAAAGGTTGAGGAGAAATTACCAAGGGCAACAAAATCCAGTTgtggtgaaggaaaaatagtaaGTGTTCGATGTCATTAATTTCCACCCAGAGCagaacaaaacaaaagaaagcaTAGGTGAGGGAGCAGCGTATTCCCCGAAAGGAAGTTATAATTATAACATATGCCCGCTATTTACGTACTGTCAATTATAAAGATATCACAAGGACGACAAGCAAATTGTACGGAAGGTAGAGTACCAATATGTAGTCATAGCTTTCCCCCAAAGAATATGCAAGCAGATTTTAGAACTCACAGTGAAATGATAACACTACTGGTATAGTGTGACCAGATTTCTATGAGAAGCCACCTAATAGAACCAAGAGCTAAAACCAACAGATGGATAAGAAAAAACTGAAGTGCTGAAGTGTTCCCAAGACAgcacaaaaatattttcacaaccTTCACATTGCCCGTTGCCTTCGCATCCATTTCTCCCAATATCTACTTCTATTGACACACAATTTAAATTTTGTCAACAGCCAAAAGCTTATCGATATGCACACCCTCTTCAAgtgcaaaataattatttcatttcaAAACGGGAAGGACAGTTCTCATTAAGTCTTGAAGATAGTGAGAATGATGAAATCTCCTTCATTCATCCAAACCATTGAACCAAAAAGTAGAACACATGCACTTGAAGGGGCATATGGAAGCGAAAAATTGTTTATTTCTCTTCGACTTCAAAAAGGAAACAACAGCTATCATGAACTCTAGAAGATAATGAGAATGATGAAGTACCATCTCCTTCATTCATCCAAACCATAGAACCAAAAGCAGAGCACATGCATTTGTAGGGGCACAAGAAGTGGCAAAATTGTTTATTTAAATGGTTACCGCCCCCaccaaataaataacaataataataataattatagttaTAGTAGCAGCAGCAGTGGTTCATTAACTAACAATTTGATAATATCAGAAAAATCTATATCAACAATAGCTgtaaaatacttgaaattttgTAAGCATGTTAATGTCAAAATAAGTCCAAACAAACTTCATCTATCTGACCCTACTAGCTTAGGATTGAGGCATAATTGTTGTATTCATAGAGGCCCAGGGAAGAAGAGCggaaacaactaaattatcagaaTGTTTCACCTTCTTTTCTGGTGCTTTTATTCCAAAAGCCTCTCCCATAGCAAGCCGTTCGCTGGACTCCTGATAAACATAAAAGATTTTAAAGGTTGCAATAAAACACTAAGgaatatgaaaacataaacaATTACTTTATCACAGGATAGATAGATAAATCAGAATGGCATGTGCACGTTCTAGAGGTTTCTAGATATTATATAAGGGAAGTTCAGGAAACATACTGGATGATACTTCATAAGGTTGTTGATTATGGTCAAACGAATGTTCTCCAATAAATCCGGATCTTCAACTTTGCGCCCTGTATCCCTGGAAAGCAGTAATCAATGTCATCTAAGCTAAAAATATAATGGCATATGCCAAAAGACAGACATGGAGGGATATAACTGGAGATAGCAGGAAGATATGGAGTAACACCTGAGGTCTTTCTCATAGAAAATAGATATGAAGATGAACATATTTGGAGTAAAATTACAGGTAGTCGTCACAGCATCTACTGGACATTCTCCATTTCTGTATCATTTCATAACGAGACATACATGCTACAGGATAAATCATTTCACAGACATACCTCCACCCCCCTGCTCCATCTACCATTAGGTTTCAACTATGCAACCTTGAAAATATGCAACACAATCCAACATCATTAATCTAATTCGGATAATTTTGACTTGCATTATCTTCAACAATTCCCATATATTTCTCAACATACTATAGAGAAGATTCAGCATCaataaatcaatagaaatatGTAAATGCCTTCCATCAGATAACTTTCATTGCAGACCATACTGATTAATGCTCAAAATTTGCGAACTTGTGAAACAAAGACAAATAGCGTAAATGATTACCAACCATCTTCTCTtataaataatatgaacaaaagaatataaatcataaacaactaaaaatattcagAAGATCTATTTCCATGTATTAGCATCCCAATGCATGTATATAATGGAGTAAGAGTTAATCTACACACTTACAATCGTGTAATAAGAATCTTTGTCTTTTTCACTGCATCCTGGGTCGTAACAGTTCCTTTCACAACATCCAAGCCCAAGTCTTTGAGTGCCTTCATCTGTACGACATACAAGATCAACTAATTCGCTAAGTATACTTGGAAGAAGAAGTCAAGacagaaaaaacaaaaaacactAGACCCTGGAAAAAGGAGATTGTCCAAGAAGCTAATGGGTTTACCAATAGTGAAGCAAGCAGACAAGTCTCATGTAAATATTTAATCTTCCCTCGTGTATAAAATGCACAAGGCAAGTATTAACAATTGTGATAAACTTCTATCTGCTAAAAACTGATATAGGCAGGACACAACAGAAATCAGAAACCAAAAGGGGGGAGTGACTAATCaaaattgtttttaaaaaatatatatagtgatGATGTAGGTCCATTCAAGTGCTTATCTCAGTGGCAAAAACAGAAAATGATCTTTCTCTCCCTCTCACAGAGTATTCTTAACAGGATGAATATGGGAtctgttggagtcccacatcggtgggttaaagggtccctggtctccttatatggtcttgggtaatcctcccctcatgagctagcttttgaggttgagttaggcccaaggtccatttctttatcatggtatcaaagccagacCCACCCAATTCATTATTTCCGATGTTGGGCCCACCGTCTTATATTGTCCAGCTCCAGATGTCCAGCCCTGGGCGTGCGgaggggtgttggagtcccacatcggtgggttaaagggtccttggtctccttatatggtcttggatgatcctcccctcatgagctagcttttgaggttgagttaggcccaaggtccatttctttatcatggtatcaaagcttccatgatcttggtaaagaatcaaagagtttcCGCTGCCGGCGGGCGGCTATAATCCATATATGCCGCCCGTCTGGCCAATAATTATGATAGCAAAAGTTAGGTCACTGACTCACTGTGTATCTTTCTAGTGattattttctcatatctttgtgtagcaccatgcatctgtccggtgactactttttcatatctaCTTTTCTTAGCATCGTACTTTTTCTCATACCTGATTtgcgtagcaccgtgcatctttctGGACTACTGTCTCATATCTGAGTTGTctagcaccatgcatctttctGGTGACTCCTCAGATTTAATTTACATAGTTCCGTACGTCTTTTCGGTGACTCCTCAGATCTTTTTCAGTAGgatcgtgccatcattccgaccctgcccatataatttctcttttccagtaggatcgtgccgtcattccgaccctactcatataatttttatttctcaatagggtcgtgccatcattccgaccctacacatatttctctttttcagtagggtcgtgtatcattccgaccctacccacatactttttttttccttagattgtagtcatttttcagccatcaaatctaataatccggtGTGTAAGCATGTTTCGGCTAAGTTTTCGGTGACTTtcatgttcaagatctactcgtctcttgatttcgagatgacccatatattttatacTAGTTTTCGCCAATTTTCCAACGACACATCGACTTTACGgcaatatttactacttttcggaGCACTTTTTCAGTTTGTTCCGTTTCAATTGAGGTCTCCAGACGTTCAAAGCagtccttatcagttttcttgcagatatcttcaccaagttcctcaccgattctcatattaattacatccataacaagcttggtacatatgtcttctatgcaccagtttgagggggagtgttagaatatgagtaggaataggaataacatataaaatcctacttggaaaaggattataatgtagtgtcctattaggaaaaggattggaatgtatagtctataaatagggcctcaatgtaataatgtagttacaacaattcaataatatttttctcttatatttctcacatggtatcaaagctttgCTGAGAAACTtcagaaaagaacaaaaaaaaaaaaacttcagtCACCGTCGTCAATTTCGGAGACTGATTTGGGTCATTCTttattttgtgggttgtgtgaaaaatacaacaccattcaataatatttttctccattatttctcacatggtatcagagaaatggaccttgggcctaactcaacctcaaaagctagcttatGAGGGGAGGATTACCCAAGACCACATAAGGAGACCAAGGatcctttaacccaccgatgtgggactccatcACCCCCCGCACGCCCAGGGCTGGACCATCTGGAGCGTGGGACTCCAACAGGATCCAACACACAACAAATTTTACAAGCAGAAATGGCTAAAACAGCAAGGAGAAGAACCTTCAGAAAATTCCATTTATATGAAAGCAAACAAGAACATGCATGTGCACATTGGCATGCACAGGCTAGGAATGGTGGTTCAAAGAATTCACCGTGTCAATGAGAAGACCTAGCCGATCACCAAAGCTAATTTCCACAGCCGTTGCATCGCATTCAGTATCCTGAATTATCTGAACAACTGGCAAAGGGACAGAAGCAGATTCCTGCTCATCtttctgaaaggaaaatatttaatTACTATCATAATCTGGCAAAATCTCAGAAAAGTACAAAATATAGATGCTAATGATTGGAGATAAAGGAGATTTTCATATCTCTGCTTTTCTTTTTCTCCCCGAATTCAAGATTATGAATATTCAGTAAGATTATAAAGAGCAATTAATTTTTCCAattctttttaaagaatttatacaataagaaaaataatgttaCCATTTCTAAATGATTTCACACCCCGTAATGGGATTATATTTCCAGCAAATGGTGAAGTTACTAACATTTGCTGCAGGTTTACAGGAAATTACAAAATTGTGGTGCTGGTATacagagaaacaaaaaaaagtcaaagcCATTGTCAGGTTAAAACTTGtagtttaatttctttttaatctattataGAAGAATGGTTTGCTCTAGTTTCTACACTTCTTCCGTGCTCCATCAGCCATTATGGTATTTAACTGAGCATTCATTTTTTTCCACCCGCCCCCCTGATAAAGAGCAGCAGTTTGCTTGTTAAATGGCGGTTACTTATCTTCAGCTGCCAAGTTGCAGCTTCAGAAGGCAGTGCATTTTAGCAAATGCAAGTGAATGCCAAACAACTACCACCAAACAAAATGCTTCCCTCTTTCTCTGAATGAATCATCTCACTGGAAATGCATCAaccatgtttatttttttcattttttcgagtatctcaaaactcaaaatacgATTTATGAGATAAATAGAAGATATGGACACGTTTCATTTgatttattacttaaaatccTTAACCACATGCAGTTAAGTAAAGTACTAAAATTCCTAAATTCGTTAGATCCTTGGAGACTATGATGAATTTCGGATTGCTTTAAGAGCTCCCAAGATGATCCATGTGACAGAAAGTACTTCAACTATTTGAACAACATTCTATGAAAACCAGTAAAGGGAAAAGTCAAAttcaaagataaaattaattaaattacatcatgtgagaatagaaaaaaatgcGCAAAACTGCTATTCAAATGAGAAAAGATGCGAAAAAAAGGAATCACATATTTTTTATAGGTAAGATTGAGCCGTTCAAGCAATCACTTTTAACACATGGTACGAATATCTAAAGTAAACTATCTATTAAAAGAGATATAATTAAAACTCACCAATGCCGGTGGCAAACTATCAACACCATCAAGAGTGCATGAAACAGTATACCTGCAAAGCAGCTAAAATTTGTCAGATCACCAATCAGGTGTATACATAGGCGGACCTACATAGACTCTTCCGGGTGCTTGAGCACCTATTTAAAACGGTATCGAACTATATGTATTTATGTTAATATACATCAACAAGAATGGTATAAGTATAAAACAGTGAGCAGCCTGTTAATAAATAGTTCGGTTGGTGCAGTGGTCAGATGCGGGTGCTCAAGGTTGTGTGATTGTCTCTGTTTTATGCCAGAGTTCGATTCCCGCTCAGCACATAAAAAAACAACTCTTCTCTACTTATTTATCATTCATTtgcactttcttttattttttttcttgcaatGCTGATTGTTCATTTCTCTCTTTTCACTCACTGCGCTTTtgataacttttcctaaaaaacaaaaaaatccttttCCCTTTATCCAAGataatatttattgttatttattatgttatgtCGCTATCGCATTCAAACATGATTGCCCTTTTTATGAAAAGTGTTAAATTTGTGCACTTATATTTTTGTGATTGGTTGCTAAGGGGCACCCACAACCTTAAAATCCCGGCGATTGGATGTATATATAATTACTTAAAAGAGTTAATGATCAAAACACACCTAAAGTATCCTAGTTTTGTGAATTTCATACTTGAACTATTAAGTGTGTTGGTTGAGTTTCCTATCTAAACTATCACCAATTATTTATCGAAGATTCAAACACACCTCAACTACCAATTGTTCACTTTTCCTACCTGATCAGCGGTGATATTTCAGGTAGATAAGTGAGCAATTAGTAGTAGAGGTGTTTCTTTtataaatagttggtgatagtaCCAGTAGGAGGTGAATTATTAATAGTTGAGGTGTGCTTGATAAATAATTCGAGATACTTCAGCTTAACTCACACACCTCAAAAAATTGGGatactttaggtgtgtttttgaaCCTTCAATCATACTTAAATAACTGAAAATCATTCACTTCCACGGTTCTACTAATCAAATAGAGGGAAAAAAATCACTCACGTGACACTAGTCTCTAGAACCAATAACTAAAGAGTCGCAAAATTCATTAGAAACCAAATCATGTGGCAATTTCAGTACTTCGTCGAGTAAAAAAGAGTTAATGGTAAAAATCACACCTAAAGTATCCCAGTTTTTTTAGTTTCATAAGTTTCCTAGAtaaaccatcaacaacaacaggcccagtgtattcccacaaagtgaggtctggggagggtaagatgtacgcagtccataccactacatccgaagaaatagagaggttgttttcgatagagcCCCGGCTTTTCGATAGAGCCCCGGCTCAACCTGGAGAATAGTACACCAAGATCGTAAAGAAACATGTAATAGGAAAAGCTGGCATACAGAAACAAGACataataaagataattatcaGAGAAATACGAAAAAAGAAGTATGAGCAATTCGAAATAAGAAATAAGCACTAGGACACCACCTAGTAGAAACCTACATTCACAAACCAGAGGCTCCCCTCAAGGACACAGTcctagtaacatacactcacccACCCACCCAAACTCACCTGGCTAAAGGCCCCTACTCAAGGACACGGGCCTAGGATTACTGCTCGGCTACCCAATCGATCTCCTAACACCTTGCCACAATCCACACACTCaccctaaccttctaccctaattcgcgacctccacaccttcctgtctagggtcatgtcctcagtaagctgcagctgctccatgtcatgtctaatcacctccctccagtacttcttcggcctacctctactccta
Proteins encoded:
- the LOC107850908 gene encoding ACT domain-containing protein ACR12 isoform X2 is translated as MAIANAFCISLRSTISDAADSGVFSTLPPQFTASKLQSSAVLHSFSSSGGFVYRRKTYTVSCTLDGVDSLPPALMKALKDLGLDVVKGTVTTQDAVKKTKILITRLDTGRKVEDPDLLENIRLTIINNLMKYHPESSERLAMGEAFGIKAPEKKPDVDVATHIHVKDDGPKRSMLYVETADRSGLLMEIVKIMADINIHVESAEIDTEGLIAKDKFYVSYGGAALTKSLSQVLVNCLRYHLRRPETDEESY
- the LOC107850908 gene encoding ACT domain-containing protein ACR12 isoform X1 codes for the protein MAIANAFCISLRSTISDAADSGVFSTLPPQFTASKLQSSAVLHSFSSSGGFVYRRKTYTVSCTLDGVDSLPPALKDEQESASVPLPVVQIIQDTECDATAVEISFGDRLGLLIDTMKALKDLGLDVVKGTVTTQDAVKKTKILITRLDTGRKVEDPDLLENIRLTIINNLMKYHPESSERLAMGEAFGIKAPEKKPDVDVATHIHVKDDGPKRSMLYVETADRSGLLMEIVKIMADINIHVESAEIDTEGLIAKDKFYVSYGGAALTKSLSQVLVNCLRYHLRRPETDEESY